AAAACGATCCCCTGTTCATCCAGTGGAACCTCGCCGGCGGCATCCCCAACTCACGCTTCATCGAGGACCTGCGGCAACAGGCGCCCGAAGACGACGGCGTGGAACTGGTGTTCCTGTGCCGCTCAGGCCAGCGCTCCATCTCCGCGGCCATCGCAGCAACCCAGGCAGGCTTCACCGCATACAACGTCCTTGAGGGCTTTGAAGGCGAACCCGACCGCTACGGCGAGCGCACTGTGAATGGCTGGAAAAACCGTGGCCTACCGACGAACCTGGGGACCGACTAAGTGACTTTCAATCCCGACGCCGCTGGCTGGAACCCTGACACCCATGCTGTCCGTGGCGGTCTTGACCGTACCAACTTCCAGGAAACATCCGAACCCGTTTTTCTGAACTCCGGGTTTGTCTACGAATCCGCTGCCGCTGCCGAACGCGCCTTCACCGGCGAAGACGAACGATTCGTCTACTCCCGCTACGGCAACCCCTCCGTGGCCACCTTCCAGGAACGGCTCCGCCTGCTCGAAGGAACCGAGGCGTGCTTTGCGACGGCGTCCGGCATGTCCGCGGTGTTCACCGCTTTGGGTGCCCTGCTGGCTGCCGGCGACCGCGTGGTCGCTGCCCGCTCCCTGTTTGGATCCTGCTTCGTGATCCTCAACGAAATCCTGCCGCGCTGGGGCGTGGAGACGGTATT
This Paenarthrobacter sp. GOM3 DNA region includes the following protein-coding sequences:
- a CDS encoding rhodanese-like domain-containing protein, translated to MSYAGDLTPQDAWAKLEAGAILVDVRTEGEWAHIGIPDTKATENDPLFIQWNLAGGIPNSRFIEDLRQQAPEDDGVELVFLCRSGQRSISAAIAATQAGFTAYNVLEGFEGEPDRYGERTVNGWKNRGLPTNLGTD